A stretch of the Bacillus sp. B-jedd genome encodes the following:
- a CDS encoding YerC/YecD family TrpR-related protein: MQINKLRGKELDQLFESILTLKDLEECYRFFDDLCTVNEIQSLSQRLEVARMLREGKTYHKIEAETGASTATISRVKRCLNYGNDAYELVLDRLKEPVVTNTEE, encoded by the coding sequence ATGCAAATCAATAAGCTAAGAGGGAAAGAGCTTGACCAGTTGTTTGAATCAATCCTTACACTAAAGGATCTCGAGGAATGCTATCGTTTTTTCGATGATTTATGCACAGTGAATGAAATCCAGTCGCTTTCCCAGCGGCTAGAGGTCGCAAGGATGCTCCGCGAAGGGAAAACGTATCATAAGATTGAAGCAGAAACAGGCGCGAGCACAGCGACGATTTCCAGGGTGAAGCGATGCCTGAACTACGGGAATGATGCTTACGAGCTGGTCCTTGATCGGCTGAAGGAACCGGTTGTGACGAATACAGAAGAGTGA
- a CDS encoding heptaprenylglyceryl phosphate synthase, with amino-acid sequence MYDFREWRHVFKLDPDKDISDSALEAICESGTDAVIVGGTDGVTLEKVLDLMARIRRFTVPCVLEVSNLESVTPGFDLYFVPSILNSRDPKWIKGLHFEAVREYGDIIDWEEFAMEAYVILNKDCKAAQLTQATIELSAEDVRAYAMMAEKMFGMPIFYLEYSGRYGNPEMAAAAKSGLDKAVLFYGGGIASKEQAEEMALHADVIVVGNIIYENLGNALDTVKAVKTKN; translated from the coding sequence ATGTATGATTTTCGCGAGTGGCGCCATGTGTTCAAGCTCGACCCCGATAAGGATATATCCGATTCTGCTTTAGAGGCGATTTGTGAATCCGGAACGGATGCGGTCATCGTCGGCGGAACAGACGGGGTGACACTGGAAAAGGTCCTTGATTTGATGGCAAGGATCCGCCGCTTTACGGTTCCATGCGTCCTGGAGGTTTCCAATCTTGAATCGGTGACGCCGGGTTTTGATCTTTATTTTGTCCCGTCCATCCTGAACAGCCGCGACCCGAAATGGATTAAAGGCCTTCATTTTGAAGCGGTCAGAGAGTACGGGGATATTATCGATTGGGAAGAATTCGCGATGGAGGCATATGTCATCCTTAACAAGGATTGCAAAGCAGCCCAACTCACACAGGCAACAATTGAATTATCGGCGGAAGACGTTCGTGCCTACGCAATGATGGCTGAAAAAATGTTCGGAATGCCGATTTTCTATCTTGAATATAGTGGCAGGTATGGAAACCCGGAAATGGCTGCCGCTGCCAAAAGTGGCCTTGATAAAGCGGTTCTGTTCTACGGAGGGGGCATTGCCTCGAAGGAGCAGGCGGAGGAAATGGCCCTCCATGCGGATGTCATCGTTGTCGGAAATATCATTTATGAAAACCTCGGCAATGCGCTTGATACGGTCAAGGCGGTAAAAACAAAAAACTAG
- the pcrA gene encoding DNA helicase PcrA produces MQYLKDKLLGGLNPEQQAAVKATDGPLLIMAGAGSGKTRVLTHRIGYLMLEKEVNPYNILAITFTNKAAREMKDRIGRMMGGVAEQIWISTFHSMCVRILRRDIDRIGFNRNFTILDTTDQQSVIKGILKDLNMDPKKFDPRMILGSISSAKNELIPPEEYENTAGSYFEQQIANVYKEYQKRLRRNQALDFDDLIMMTINLFKQVPDVLEYYQRKFQYIHVDEYQDTNRAQYMLVKMLASRFRNLCVVGDSDQSIYKWRGADIANILSFEKDYPNAKVILLEQNYRSTKRILLAANEVIAKNLNRKPKNLWTENPEGNKLVYYRADSEQGEAQFVAGKIKELIDSGDYSASDIAILYRTNAQSRVMEEVLLKSIIDYQIVGGIKFYDRKEIKDILAYLRLISNPDDDISLQRVINVPKRAIGQTSVDKIAAFANLHELTFYQALESVELIGLSPKTAKAAAEFRDLIANYTRMQEFLSVTEIVEDLLDKSGYMDMLEAEKSLEAQSRIENLEELLSVTKNFEETSEDKTLVAFLTDLALVADIDSMNDEPEKTEKVTLMTLHSAKGLEFPVVFLIGLEEGVFPHNRSLVDEGEMEEERRLAYVGITRAEQYLFITNAQMRTLFGRTNMNPASRFIREIPADLLEEVKPEVRRFGSSTPFGSSAGMSGNLGSSRTFGAPSQPVTKKPVTRPTASGGESLGWRAGDKAEHGKWGIGTVVGVKGEGEGMELDIAFPSPVGIKRLLAKFAPIKKV; encoded by the coding sequence ATGCAATATTTAAAAGATAAACTGTTGGGTGGTCTTAATCCCGAGCAGCAGGCGGCAGTCAAAGCGACGGATGGCCCGCTCCTGATCATGGCCGGGGCCGGAAGCGGCAAGACTCGGGTGCTGACACATAGGATTGGCTATCTGATGCTAGAAAAAGAAGTCAATCCTTACAACATCCTTGCGATTACCTTTACGAATAAAGCAGCCCGCGAGATGAAAGACAGAATTGGCAGGATGATGGGCGGCGTGGCCGAGCAAATCTGGATTTCGACATTCCACTCAATGTGTGTGCGGATTTTGCGCAGGGATATTGACCGGATTGGCTTTAACCGGAATTTTACGATTCTTGACACGACCGATCAGCAATCTGTTATTAAAGGCATCCTGAAAGATCTGAATATGGATCCGAAAAAGTTTGATCCGAGGATGATTCTTGGTTCGATTTCTTCCGCGAAGAACGAGCTGATTCCTCCGGAGGAATATGAAAACACAGCCGGTAGTTATTTTGAGCAGCAGATTGCCAATGTCTACAAGGAATACCAGAAACGGCTCCGCAGGAACCAGGCCCTCGACTTTGATGATTTAATCATGATGACCATCAATCTCTTCAAACAAGTCCCAGACGTGCTTGAATATTATCAGCGCAAATTCCAGTATATCCATGTCGATGAGTACCAGGACACGAACAGGGCCCAGTATATGCTGGTCAAAATGCTTGCCTCCAGGTTCAGGAATCTTTGCGTTGTCGGCGATTCCGATCAGTCGATTTATAAATGGCGCGGCGCCGATATCGCCAATATCCTTTCCTTCGAAAAAGACTATCCGAACGCGAAGGTTATTTTACTCGAGCAAAACTACCGTTCAACGAAACGGATTCTTTTGGCGGCAAACGAAGTCATCGCGAAAAACCTTAACCGGAAACCGAAAAATCTCTGGACCGAGAACCCCGAGGGCAACAAACTCGTCTATTATAGGGCGGACAGCGAGCAAGGGGAAGCCCAGTTCGTGGCCGGCAAAATCAAGGAACTGATTGACTCGGGAGACTACAGTGCATCCGACATCGCCATCCTTTACAGGACGAACGCGCAATCGCGGGTCATGGAGGAAGTTTTGCTGAAATCCATTATTGATTACCAAATTGTCGGCGGCATCAAGTTCTATGACAGGAAGGAAATCAAGGATATCCTTGCCTATCTGAGGCTTATTTCCAATCCGGACGATGATATCAGCCTCCAACGCGTTATAAATGTGCCGAAAAGGGCGATTGGGCAAACCTCTGTTGATAAGATTGCAGCATTTGCCAATCTTCATGAATTGACTTTCTACCAGGCGCTGGAGTCGGTCGAACTTATAGGGCTCAGCCCGAAAACGGCCAAGGCGGCCGCGGAATTCCGCGATTTAATCGCAAATTATACAAGGATGCAGGAATTCTTGTCCGTCACGGAAATTGTTGAGGATTTATTGGACAAATCCGGCTATATGGATATGCTCGAAGCGGAGAAGTCACTCGAAGCGCAAAGCCGGATTGAAAACCTTGAGGAATTACTTTCTGTGACAAAAAACTTTGAAGAAACTAGCGAGGATAAAACGCTCGTCGCGTTCCTGACCGATCTCGCGCTCGTTGCCGATATCGATTCGATGAATGATGAACCGGAGAAAACGGAAAAAGTAACTTTAATGACCCTGCACTCCGCAAAGGGGCTTGAATTCCCGGTTGTCTTCCTGATCGGCCTTGAAGAAGGTGTTTTCCCGCACAACCGCTCCCTCGTCGATGAAGGCGAAATGGAGGAAGAACGCCGCCTTGCCTACGTCGGCATCACAAGGGCGGAGCAGTATTTGTTTATCACAAACGCCCAGATGAGGACCCTGTTTGGTCGTACGAACATGAACCCGGCTTCCCGGTTTATCAGGGAAATCCCTGCCGACCTTCTGGAAGAGGTAAAGCCTGAAGTAAGGAGATTTGGATCATCAACTCCGTTCGGTTCTTCAGCTGGGATGTCTGGAAACCTCGGAAGCAGCCGAACATTCGGCGCCCCGAGCCAGCCGGTGACGAAAAAACCGGTGACGCGCCCAACTGCTTCAGGGGGAGAATCGCTCGGCTGGCGTGCAGGAGATAAAGCCGAGCACGGAAAATGGGGTATAGGAACCGTTGTCGGGGTAAAAGGGGAAGGCGAAGGAATGGAGCTCGACATCGCTTTTCCAAGCCCGGTCGGCATCAAACGCCTCCTGGCAAAATTCGCCCCGATCAAAAAAGTTTAA
- the ligA gene encoding NAD-dependent DNA ligase LigA, translating to MDLQTAESKIRELQTLLHQYGYEYYVLDKPSVPDAEYDRLLRELIELEEKFPQFKTPDSPTVRVGGAILDMFEKVRHKSPMLSLANAFNEDDLRDFDRRVKQGAGGPVQYVCELKIDGLAVSLTYGDGRFVLGATRGDGTIGEDITANLRTIKSIPLRLRENVSLEVRGEAFMPKRSFEKLNKLKDERGEEPFANPRNAAAGSLRQLDTSIAASRKLDIFLYGLGNAEELGVESHSEALDYLDRLGFKTNKERHKCASIEEVIDYVNGWVERRPNLDYDIDGIVVKVDSLEEQEQLGTTAKSPRWAIAFKFPAEEVVTTLLDIELSVGRTGVVTPTAILEPVRVAGTTVQRASLHNEDLIREKDLKIGDKVVVKKAGDIIPEVVNVLPEQRTGNEKDFSMPEFCPECGSDLVRLDGEVALRCLNPKCPAQIREGLIHFVSRNAMNIDGLGEKVIAQLFANKLVEDVADLYKLTAEELLALERMGEKSVSNLLSAIEKSKENSLERLLFGLGIRHVGEKAAKTLAQEFETMDRLAVATEEELMAINEVGEKMASSIATFFDQEEVGELIQELKDAGLNMEYKGPRRSAAAAADSIFAGKTVVLTGKMERLSRNEAKEKLEALGANVAGSVSKKTDIVIAGEDAGSKLTKAQELGIEIWDEEKLLEEIE from the coding sequence ATGGACCTGCAAACAGCCGAATCAAAAATCAGGGAGCTGCAGACCCTGCTTCATCAATATGGATACGAGTATTATGTACTTGATAAACCGTCTGTCCCCGATGCGGAATATGATCGTCTTCTTCGTGAATTGATTGAACTGGAAGAAAAATTTCCACAGTTCAAGACTCCGGACTCCCCAACAGTGAGGGTAGGCGGAGCCATTCTTGACATGTTTGAAAAGGTCAGACATAAAAGCCCGATGCTCAGCCTTGCCAATGCCTTCAATGAAGACGACCTGCGCGATTTTGACAGACGCGTTAAGCAGGGGGCGGGTGGTCCTGTCCAGTATGTATGCGAATTGAAGATTGACGGCCTGGCCGTCTCGCTTACATATGGGGATGGGCGTTTCGTACTAGGCGCGACTCGCGGTGATGGAACGATCGGTGAGGATATTACAGCGAACTTAAGAACCATCAAGTCAATTCCGCTCAGGCTGAGGGAGAATGTTTCACTTGAAGTGCGCGGCGAGGCGTTCATGCCGAAACGGTCATTTGAAAAGCTCAATAAGCTAAAGGATGAACGCGGCGAAGAGCCGTTTGCGAATCCGCGGAACGCTGCTGCCGGCTCACTCCGCCAGCTGGACACGAGCATTGCCGCTTCAAGGAAACTCGATATTTTCCTTTACGGGTTGGGGAATGCCGAGGAGCTTGGTGTTGAGTCCCACAGCGAGGCATTGGATTATTTGGATAGGCTAGGCTTTAAAACAAATAAGGAACGCCACAAATGCGCTTCCATCGAAGAAGTCATCGACTATGTGAACGGCTGGGTCGAACGGAGGCCGAACCTTGATTATGATATCGACGGAATTGTCGTAAAAGTGGATTCGCTTGAAGAGCAGGAACAACTCGGAACGACAGCGAAAAGCCCCCGCTGGGCGATAGCCTTTAAATTCCCGGCGGAGGAAGTCGTCACTACCCTTTTGGATATCGAGCTGAGTGTCGGGCGTACAGGTGTGGTGACGCCGACTGCTATCCTCGAGCCTGTCCGGGTTGCCGGAACGACAGTCCAACGGGCATCCCTCCACAATGAAGATTTAATCAGGGAGAAGGATTTGAAGATTGGGGACAAGGTAGTTGTCAAAAAAGCAGGGGACATCATTCCAGAGGTTGTCAACGTCCTTCCCGAGCAGCGTACGGGGAATGAAAAAGACTTCAGTATGCCTGAATTTTGCCCGGAGTGCGGGAGTGACCTTGTCAGGCTTGATGGGGAAGTGGCGCTTAGGTGCCTGAATCCGAAGTGCCCGGCGCAAATCCGCGAAGGCCTGATTCATTTCGTTTCCAGGAATGCGATGAACATTGACGGCCTCGGTGAAAAAGTTATTGCTCAATTGTTCGCTAATAAGCTTGTGGAAGATGTAGCAGATCTTTATAAGCTTACTGCTGAAGAGCTGCTCGCACTTGAGCGGATGGGTGAAAAGAGTGTTAGCAATTTGCTGTCTGCGATTGAAAAGTCCAAGGAGAATTCACTGGAACGGCTCTTGTTCGGGCTTGGCATCCGCCATGTAGGCGAAAAAGCGGCAAAGACTCTTGCCCAGGAATTCGAAACGATGGACAGGCTGGCCGTGGCAACCGAAGAGGAATTAATGGCGATTAACGAAGTCGGGGAGAAAATGGCCAGCTCGATTGCCACTTTCTTTGACCAGGAAGAAGTCGGGGAGCTCATCCAGGAATTGAAGGATGCCGGGCTGAACATGGAATACAAGGGGCCGAGAAGGTCCGCGGCAGCTGCGGCCGATTCAATTTTTGCTGGTAAAACGGTTGTCCTGACTGGCAAAATGGAAAGGCTGTCCCGGAACGAAGCGAAAGAGAAGCTTGAGGCGCTTGGGGCGAATGTCGCCGGCAGTGTCAGCAAAAAGACAGATATCGTCATTGCTGGTGAAGATGCGGGTTCCAAGCTTACGAAAGCGCAGGAGCTGGGCATTGAAATATGGGATGAAGAGAAGCTGCTTGAGGAAATCGAATAA
- a CDS encoding CamS family sex pheromone protein, which yields MRKLTIALLSLSLLLGACAPNFQKQEEFVDRTTKTKEKAIIPKYQISDKYYRTVLPFVPSEARGQTVNNLNTRYDINEFEMGLMRIAQHTFDPDKYMFREGQVLKKSTVQSWLNRKYTKKQLAEKKMEDDQNVGLNPMDEEIGDIEARNEKSPIYLAHILEQDYLVKGEKDNYKLAGVAIGLALNSHHYYRKVQYGDIYQVKIERKVLEAEGKKMAQEVLKRLRSMDELRNVPITIGLFEQESNESVVPGTFFTYTTSKQGANIDTWEKVNEKYYLFPSKEAKDKYREDVVAFDNFKQDVEEFFPNFNGVVGRAHYIEGQLKELNIQIPIQFYGKAEGIGFTQYVTGLVMEHFPKYISVSVSITSVNGPEALIVRKADQDEPFVHIY from the coding sequence GTGAGAAAGCTAACAATCGCGCTTCTTTCCTTATCCCTGCTGCTTGGCGCCTGCGCGCCGAACTTTCAGAAGCAGGAGGAGTTCGTTGATCGGACGACTAAAACTAAGGAAAAGGCGATTATACCGAAATACCAAATTTCAGATAAATATTATCGGACGGTCCTGCCATTTGTACCGAGTGAGGCGCGTGGGCAAACAGTCAACAATTTGAACACCCGCTATGATATCAATGAGTTCGAAATGGGTCTGATGCGAATTGCCCAGCACACATTCGATCCTGATAAGTATATGTTCCGGGAAGGACAGGTCCTGAAAAAGTCAACCGTCCAGTCATGGCTGAACCGCAAGTATACGAAAAAGCAGCTGGCGGAGAAAAAGATGGAAGACGACCAAAATGTCGGGCTGAATCCAATGGATGAGGAAATCGGCGATATCGAGGCGAGGAATGAAAAGAGTCCAATCTATTTGGCCCATATTCTGGAGCAGGATTACTTGGTCAAGGGAGAAAAGGACAATTATAAACTGGCCGGTGTCGCAATTGGCCTGGCGCTCAATTCACATCACTACTATCGGAAAGTGCAGTACGGCGATATCTATCAGGTGAAAATAGAGCGGAAAGTTCTTGAAGCTGAAGGGAAAAAGATGGCCCAGGAGGTGCTCAAGCGACTTAGGTCGATGGATGAACTAAGGAATGTCCCAATCACCATTGGACTATTCGAGCAGGAAAGCAACGAATCCGTCGTCCCAGGAACCTTTTTCACTTACACGACGTCAAAGCAGGGAGCCAATATTGATACGTGGGAAAAGGTAAATGAAAAGTACTATTTGTTCCCGTCAAAAGAGGCTAAGGATAAATATCGTGAAGATGTGGTCGCCTTTGATAATTTTAAGCAGGACGTTGAGGAATTCTTCCCAAATTTCAACGGAGTTGTCGGCAGGGCCCATTATATTGAGGGCCAGTTGAAGGAACTGAACATCCAGATTCCAATACAATTTTATGGAAAAGCGGAGGGGATAGGCTTCACCCAATATGTAACCGGGCTTGTCATGGAGCATTTCCCTAAATATATCTCTGTTTCAGTCAGCATTACCTCCGTTAATGGACCAGAAGCACTCATCGTACGCAAGGCGGACCAGGACGAACCATTTGTCCATATATATTAA
- a CDS encoding YueI family protein produces MTKPSVDEVLQQGIHGQKELKPEERRKFLGTIRERVLIALTKKQVYAPGAFPEVEQLMKEYPDAHLYMNGHMAYDEFSKYLKLANEHGGEYTIVTNKEHDSEIGLVLACPYAVDKEEIYISEKTESPEETPTASKKGFFAKLGGWLRK; encoded by the coding sequence ATGACGAAACCATCAGTTGATGAGGTGCTTCAGCAGGGGATTCACGGGCAAAAGGAATTAAAGCCGGAAGAAAGGCGGAAGTTCCTTGGCACGATTCGCGAGCGGGTTCTTATCGCCCTGACGAAAAAGCAGGTATACGCGCCAGGCGCCTTTCCTGAAGTGGAACAGCTTATGAAGGAATATCCAGACGCCCATTTATATATGAATGGCCATATGGCGTATGATGAGTTTTCCAAGTACTTGAAGCTAGCGAATGAGCATGGGGGTGAATATACAATCGTAACGAACAAGGAGCATGATTCGGAAATCGGCCTTGTCCTTGCATGCCCCTATGCTGTCGACAAAGAGGAAATTTACATTTCCGAGAAGACTGAATCGCCTGAAGAAACGCCCACTGCGAGCAAGAAAGGCTTTTTTGCGAAACTGGGCGGCTGGCTGAGAAAGTAA
- a CDS encoding VanW family protein yields MNTVALRPKERSPLRIRAGKTYYTWKRYVEWLANSKKYTKIRQRVLLPYSAFSHQTPLLRQLQGVDMSYQYNKIKNLKLAIEHLNGVIIRPGETFSYWKLIGNPTRSKGYVEGMVLHYGKYTKGIGGGLCQLSNLIYWMALHTPLTVTERHRHSFDVFPDSNRTQPFGSGATCAYNYLDLQIKNETNVPYQLHVRLTDTHLVGEFRSEEPQLYKYTICEKGHSITPAYWGGYIRHNELWRKVYNRQHKLVGEEYVTENNAIMMYEPLLEEQTAK; encoded by the coding sequence ATGAACACGGTTGCTTTACGGCCAAAAGAACGTTCCCCGCTCAGAATCCGGGCAGGGAAGACCTATTATACGTGGAAACGGTACGTTGAATGGCTGGCAAACTCCAAAAAATATACAAAGATACGGCAAAGGGTGCTTTTGCCTTATTCGGCATTCAGCCATCAGACACCGCTGCTCCGGCAGCTGCAAGGCGTCGATATGTCCTATCAATACAATAAGATCAAAAATCTGAAGCTTGCGATTGAACACCTGAACGGTGTCATCATCCGTCCAGGCGAAACGTTCTCCTACTGGAAGCTGATCGGCAATCCGACTAGATCCAAAGGATATGTGGAGGGGATGGTGCTCCATTATGGGAAATATACGAAGGGGATTGGCGGCGGACTCTGCCAGCTGTCGAATCTCATATACTGGATGGCCCTCCATACGCCTTTGACTGTGACGGAAAGGCACCGCCACAGCTTCGATGTGTTTCCGGACTCGAACCGGACGCAGCCGTTCGGAAGCGGAGCGACCTGCGCGTACAACTATCTTGATCTTCAGATTAAAAATGAGACAAACGTGCCCTATCAGCTCCATGTCCGCCTGACGGATACCCATCTCGTCGGGGAATTCCGCTCCGAGGAGCCGCAGCTGTATAAGTACACAATCTGCGAAAAGGGCCACAGCATTACGCCTGCCTACTGGGGCGGCTACATCCGCCACAATGAATTATGGCGCAAAGTGTACAACCGGCAGCATAAGCTTGTCGGGGAAGAGTACGTCACGGAAAACAATGCAATCATGATGTATGAGCCGCTCCTTGAGGAGCAGACAGCGAAATAA
- a CDS encoding nuclease-related domain-containing protein: MLPKNHPVIPKITRNLKNRRKGYTGEKDSDYYAKLLDPKTFFILHDLCLTHNKLNFQIDTLLLTTRFITVVEIKTLSGDLFFKEIQDSSPFPITKRLRVETIPWFRH; encoded by the coding sequence ATGCTGCCTAAAAACCACCCAGTTATACCGAAAATAACTCGCAACCTAAAAAATCGTCGTAAAGGCTACACAGGAGAAAAAGACTCTGATTACTATGCAAAACTCCTCGATCCCAAAACCTTCTTCATCCTTCATGATTTATGCCTCACCCACAATAAACTAAACTTTCAAATCGATACACTTCTACTAACCACCCGGTTCATAACCGTGGTAGAGATAAAGACCTTGAGCGGTGACCTTTTCTTCAAAGAGATACAGGACAGCTCTCCATTTCCTATCACGAAACGATTACGGGTGGAGACAATCCCCTGGTTCAGGCATTAA
- the gatC gene encoding Asp-tRNA(Asn)/Glu-tRNA(Gln) amidotransferase subunit GatC → MSRISLDQVHHVAHLARLEISGDEAEKFAQQLDAIIGFAEQLNELDTEGVEPTSHVLPMTNVLREDKAGKGLPREEVLKNAPDQEDGYFRVPSILGE, encoded by the coding sequence ATGTCGAGGATTTCACTTGATCAGGTGCACCATGTCGCGCATTTGGCGCGCCTGGAAATCAGCGGGGATGAAGCTGAAAAATTCGCCCAGCAGCTTGATGCGATTATCGGGTTTGCTGAACAATTGAACGAGCTGGACACGGAGGGCGTCGAGCCTACTTCGCATGTTTTGCCGATGACGAATGTGCTGAGGGAAGACAAGGCGGGCAAAGGCCTGCCGCGCGAAGAGGTACTGAAGAATGCACCTGACCAGGAAGATGGCTATTTCCGTGTGCCGTCCATTTTAGGCGAATAG
- the gatA gene encoding Asp-tRNA(Asn)/Glu-tRNA(Gln) amidotransferase subunit GatA: MSLFEQSLTDLHKLLQKKEVSSRDLVEESYKRINEVDGTVKAFLTLDEENARTKAKDHDAKGPATILSGMPIGIKDNIVTKGLKTTCASKILENFDPIYNATVMDKLEQAGTITIGKLNMDEFAMGSSNENSHYQVTRNPWDLDRVPGGSSGGSAAAVAAGEVLFSLGSDTGGSIRQPASYCGVVGMKPTYGRVSRFGLVAFASSLDQIGPITRNVEDNAHLLGAICGLDPMDSTSANVEVPEFAKGLTGEMKGMRIGVPKEYLGEGVGEAARNSVKSALEVLEKQGAVIEEVSLPHSKYALAAYYLLSSSEASANLARFDGVRYGYRAESAEDLIDLYKKSRAEGFGDEVKRRIMLGTFALSSGYYDAYYKKAQKVRTLIKKDFEDVFEKYDLIVGPTAPTPAFKIGEKVDDPLTMYANDILTIPVNLAGVPALSLPCGFENGLPLGLQIIGRHFDEVSIYKAAYAFEQATDYHKQRPAL; the protein is encoded by the coding sequence GTGAGCTTATTTGAACAGTCACTGACAGATTTACATAAACTTTTGCAAAAGAAAGAAGTATCCTCACGTGATTTAGTTGAGGAGTCTTATAAAAGGATTAATGAAGTGGATGGCACTGTGAAGGCGTTCCTTACATTAGATGAGGAGAACGCCCGCACAAAGGCAAAGGACCATGATGCCAAAGGGCCAGCCACAATTTTATCGGGTATGCCAATCGGGATTAAAGATAATATCGTTACAAAGGGACTGAAAACGACTTGTGCAAGCAAGATCCTTGAGAACTTCGATCCGATTTACAATGCGACCGTCATGGACAAGCTGGAGCAGGCGGGGACTATTACGATTGGAAAGCTGAATATGGACGAGTTCGCGATGGGTTCTTCGAATGAGAACTCGCATTATCAGGTAACCCGGAATCCTTGGGATCTTGACAGGGTACCGGGCGGTTCTTCGGGCGGTTCTGCAGCGGCAGTGGCGGCGGGAGAAGTATTATTCTCGCTTGGCTCCGATACGGGCGGCTCGATTCGCCAGCCGGCCTCTTATTGCGGTGTCGTCGGCATGAAGCCTACATACGGCCGAGTGTCGCGCTTTGGCCTTGTCGCGTTCGCATCGTCGCTCGATCAGATTGGTCCAATCACCAGGAATGTCGAAGATAATGCCCATCTTCTGGGCGCGATTTGCGGTCTGGATCCGATGGATTCGACTTCGGCGAATGTGGAAGTGCCTGAATTTGCAAAAGGATTAACTGGCGAGATGAAAGGCATGCGCATTGGTGTGCCGAAGGAATACTTGGGCGAGGGAGTCGGCGAAGCAGCCAGGAATTCGGTCAAGTCCGCTTTAGAAGTGCTCGAGAAACAGGGTGCTGTGATCGAAGAGGTTTCGCTGCCGCACTCTAAATATGCCCTGGCTGCCTATTATCTGCTATCATCTTCAGAAGCATCTGCGAATCTTGCGCGCTTTGATGGTGTACGTTACGGATACAGGGCGGAAAGTGCCGAAGATCTGATTGATTTGTATAAAAAATCCCGCGCGGAAGGTTTCGGGGATGAAGTGAAACGCCGTATTATGCTTGGGACGTTCGCTCTCAGCTCGGGTTATTATGATGCGTACTATAAAAAGGCGCAGAAGGTTAGGACGCTAATTAAGAAGGACTTTGAGGATGTTTTTGAAAAGTACGACCTTATTGTCGGTCCGACAGCCCCGACTCCTGCTTTCAAAATTGGTGAAAAGGTCGATGACCCGCTGACCATGTATGCGAATGATATCCTGACCATCCCGGTGAACCTTGCCGGTGTTCCGGCTTTGTCCTTGCCGTGCGGCTTTGAAAACGGGCTGCCACTCGGCCTGCAAATCATCGGCAGGCATTTTGATGAAGTGTCGATCTATAAAGCCGCTTATGCATTCGAGCAGGCGACAGACTATCATAAACAGCGGCCGGCGCTATAG